Proteins from one Kwoniella shivajii chromosome 1, complete sequence genomic window:
- a CDS encoding T-complex protein 1, beta subunit yields MNVFADEATEERGENARLSSFVGAMALGDLVKSTLGPKGMNKILQSASTGQITVTNDGATILKSIHLDNPAAKILVNISKVQDDEVGDGTTSVCVLASELLREAEKLVTTQRIHPQTVVEGFRIASKASLEALESAAVDHASDEKKFREDLFNIARTTLSSKVLSQDKEYFANLAVDAVLRLKGSTDLEHIQIIKKPGGKLTDSYLDEGFILDKSIATNSPKRIENAKILIANTSMDTDKIKIFGARVRVDGTGKLAELERAEKEKMKAKVQAIAAHGVTCFVNRQLIYNYPESLLAEAGIMSIEHADFEGVERLALVTGGEIASTFDAPEKVKIGRCDLIEEIMIGEDKLIKFSGVAAGQACTVVLRGATSQMVEEAERSLHDALSVLSQTVKETRVTLGGGCAEMLMSCRVEEAARTVKGKKALAVEGFARALRQMPTILADNGGYDSSDLVTKLRAAHYEGRSDAGLDMDKGEVASMKELGVTESYKLKKQVVVSASEAAEMILRVDNILRSTPRRREGQ; encoded by the exons ATGAACGTATTCgctgatgaa GCCACTGAAGAACGAGGTGAAAATGCTCGTTTGTCGTCGTTCGTAGGAGCTATGGCATTGGGTGATTTAGTGAAATCTACTCTGGGTCCCAAAGGAATGAACAAGATCTTAC AATCCGCTTCAACTGGTCAAATTACAGTTACGAATGATGGAGCAACAATCTTAAAGTCGATTCATCTAGATAACCCTGCGGCCAAAATATTAGTCAACATATCAAAAGTACAAGATGACGAAGTTGGAGATGGAACCACATCAGTCTGTGTATTAGCATCTGAATTATTACGTGAAGCTGAAAAATTAGTTACTACACAAAGAATTCATCCCCAGACAGTAGTAGAAGGTTTTAGAATAGCTTCAAAGGCATCTCTTGAAGCTTTGGAATCAGCGGCCGTGGATCACGCTTCTGACGAAAAGAAATTCAGAGAAGATTTATTCAACATTGCAAGAACTACTCTCTCTTCAAAAGTTTTATCTCAAGATAAAGAATATTTCGCAAATTTAGCTGTAGATGCTGTACTGAGATTGAAAGGTTCAACAGATTTAGAACATATTCAAATCATCAAGAAACCAGGTGGTAAATTGACTGATTCatatcttgatgaag GATTCATCCTTGATAAATCGATCGCTACAAACTCACCTAAGAGGATAGAGAATGCCAAGATTCTGATTGCCAATACTT CTATGGACACcgacaagatcaagatatttgGTGCAAGAGTAAGAGTAGATGGAACCGGCAAGTTGGCCGAGTTGGAGCGAGCCGAGAAG GAAAAAATGAAGGCTAAAGTGCAAGCTATCGCTGCTCACGGTGTCACATGTTTCGTCAACAGACAACTCATTTACAACTACCCTGAATCCCTCCTCGCGGAAGCAGGTATCATGTCCATCGAACATGCCGATTTCGAAGGTGTTGAACGATTGGCTTTGGTCACTGGTGGAGAGATTGCAAGTACCTTTGACGCACCCGAGAAAGTCAAGATTGGTCGATGTGACCTCATTGAAGAGATCATGATTGGTGAAGACAAG TTAATCAAGTTCTCCGGTGTCGCTGCTGGTCAAGCATGTACAGTTGTTCTCCGAGGAGCAACATCGCAAATGGTAGAGGAAGCCGAACGATCATTGCATGATGCTCTTTCAGTCCTATCCCAGACAGTGAAAGAAACTCGAGTAACCCTCGGAGGAGGTTGTGCAGAGATGTTGATGTCCTGTagagttgaagaagcagctcGTACCGTCAAGGGGAAGAAAGCTTTGGCCGTTGAAGGTTTCGCAAGAGCTTTGAGACAAATGCCTACCATCTTGGCAGATAACGGTGGTTACGATTCAAGTGATCTAGTAACTAAATTGAGAGCCGCTCATTATGAAGGTAGATCGGATGCTGGTTTAG ATATGGATAAAGGAGAAGTTGCTTCAATGAAGGAATTAGGTGTGACCGAATCTTACAAGCTTAAGAAACAAGTAGTTGTCAGTGCGAGTGAGGCCGCAGAGATGATCTTACG TGTCGATAACATCTTACGAAGTACACCAAGACGACGTGAAGGTCAATAG